CAATAATCAGTGTGCTGGGACAAAACGGAATAATCCAGGAATACAAACCAGGCAAGAACGTGCGCCCCTCGTTTAAACAAACAGATACAGGCCTGGTGGTATCGGTATTCCGCACTCAACGCATTTACGACGATCATAAGTGGCCCAACCCGGCAGTTATTAAAATCGAAAATATACAACCTGCCATTGAACCCGTACAGGTGGTAACGTTAGACGCCCGTTCATCCGCAACAGCCATGGTATTATCGGGTAAAGTGCTAAACTTTAAACCGGCTACGCCTATGAAGGCGCGGTTTTATTACCGGCCTTATCACGGACAGATAGAGGATTTGTACACAGGCCCCTGGATAAAATCGACCACTGCACCTATTGATAAGGATGGAAATTTTTCCGGTACGATCAATGGTTTGCAAAAAGGACAGCAGTATGAATACAAAGCGGTGGCAGAGTATAGTGGGATAGAATTGGAAGGCGATAAAAAATTATGGCATCCCTGACATGAAGTACATACGTACATACCTGGTGATGATAGTAGCATTAATTGCCTGGCCATTGTCAATATGGGCACAGGCAGGTAGCGCTGCATTGCCAGCCCTGATCCCTTTACCAGTAACAATAACCCCAACGGCTGATGCCTTCTATATTACACCTGCCACCAGAATCGTAGCAGGTCAGGCTTCCCTAAACAAAATCGCCGGATTACTAAATGGCTACGTAATTGGTTATGGCGGTAAATCATTGTCGAAAACTGCTGTTGCGGCTGGCAGTGACTTTATTTCCCTGACCATCGACTCTACCGCTGTTCCCTATAAAGAAGGGTATTTGCTTCATATTGATAAAAAAGCCATCCGTTGTATTGGACATGACGCCGGTGGCGTGCTGCATGGGTTGCAAACCCTGCGGCAATTATGGAGTGGCGGCGGTAATAGTATAAAAGTACCCGGTTATACCATCGATGACCATCCACGTTTTGCTTATAGAGGAATGGCGCTGGATGTAAGCCGGCATTTGTTCCCGGTTTCATTTATCAAAAAATACATCGATCTGCTGGCATTGTATAAGTTCAATACTTTTCACTGGCACCTTACCGACGACCAGGGCTGGCGGATTGAAATAAAGCAATATCCAAAATTGCAGTCGGTAGCCGCGTGGCGTAATGAAACGTTGATCGGCCATAAAAAAGAATTACCGCATCGCTTCGATGGCAAACGTTATGGCGGTTATTATACGCAGCAACAAATAAAAGAGGTGGTGCAATATGCGGCAGACCGGCAAATAACCATCATTCCTGAAATTGAAATGCCGGGCCATGCATCTGCTGCACTGGCAGCCTATCCCGCATTGGGTTGCACAGGCGGACCCTATACAACCGCTACTTATTGGGGGGTGTTTGATGATGTGTATTGCGCGGGCAACGATAGCACCTTTGTGTTTTTGCAAAATGTGCTGGATGAAGTGATGGCGCTTTTCCCATCGGCCTATATCCATATTGGCGGTGATGAATGCCCAAAAACAAGATGGCGGGTTTGTGCAAAATGCCAGCAGCGAAAACGAGCGCTGCGCCTGGCAGACGAACATGCGTTGCAGAGTTATTTCATTCAGCGAATGGAACAATATGTGAACAGTAAGGGCCGGCACATCATTGGCTGGGACGAGATTTTGGAAGGTGGCCTGGCGCCCAATGCCACGGTTATGAGCTGGCGCGGCGAAGAAGGCGGAAAAGCTGCCATTGCACAGCATCACCGGGTAATTATGACACCCGAAACAAATTGCTATTTCGATTATTACCAATCATTATACAACGAAGAACCGCTGGCTGCAGGCGGCTTTACTCCATTGCAAAAAGTATATGGATACGAACCGCTGGCCGGAAATACAGACAACGCCACCTCAGATTATCTGGCAGGCGTGGAAGGACAGGCCTGGAGCGAGTATTATACCAGTGAAAAGCAGGCTGCCTATATGATCTTTCCCCGGGCAATGGCGCTGGCAGAACTGGCATGGACCCCAACCAAACAGCGCAATTATGATAATTTCCTGAACCGGTTGCGCGGCGAAGCGCGCTTGTTAAAACAAGAGAAAATTAATTATGATGCGCATTTCGATGACATCACTTATACCTCGGCGCCCCTGCAAAACAATGTTTTGCAAATAAATTTGCAAAGCTCTTATCCTGGCGGCGAGATCAGGTTTACGACTGACAATACCGGGCCTACTTCGCAAAGTGCATTATATACCAGTGCAGTAGAAATTAAAAATACTTGTACAGTAAAAGCATTGCTCTTTAATAAAAAACATCAACCTGCGGGGCGTTTGTTTCAACAGGCATTTCGGATACATAAAGCGGTAGGCGCTGCCGTAACTTTGCAGAATAAACCCATGGACCGGTTCAACCCCGGTAATACAACCCTCGTAAATGGATTGTTTGGCAGCAACCGGTATAACGATAATCAATGGCTGGGTTTTAGTGGCAATGATCTGCAGGCCGTTATAGATCTGGGTAAGGAGCAAACAGTACAACACCTGTCATTGGAAGTACTGAATTATCACTGGCAACGAATGTGGGCGCCGGTTACCCTGCAGTTGCTGGCATCGAAAGATGGCGCACATTATTCAGAACTCTACCGGCAGGATTCATTTCCTGTTAATGGCATTAACAGACTGGATGTGCCGGTAACACCGGTACAGGCGCAATACATAAAAGTGATCGGCACCAACAAAGGCACCATCCCTGCGGGCGAATACGGCGCGGGTGGTAATGCCCTGCTGCTGATCGATGAAATTGTGGTTGAATAAAAACTAATAGAAAGAAATGTCCATACTAATCGTATTGCTTTGCATTGTTATACTGATCCTGCTGATTACGTGGGGAAAGCTGAATGCGTTTCTGGCGTTTTTGATCATCTCCCTGTTGGCAGGATTGTTATTGAAACTGCCGCCGGAAAAAATTATGTCGGCAGTGCAGCAGGGTATGGGCGATACATTAGGTTCCCTGGTAAGCATTATTTGTTTGGGCGCCATGCTGGGCAAACTGGTAGCAGAAAGCGGCGCAGCACAAAAAATTGCAACGGTACTGATGGGTGCGTTTGGCGCCCGGTATCTGCAATGGGCATTAATGATCACCGGGTTTATTATAGGCATTCCATTGTTCTATGGAGTAGGATTTGTGTTGATGGTGCCGCTGATCTTTTCAGTTGTATACCAGTATAAATTACCAGCGGTATATATTGGTTTGCCCATGTTGGCGGCATTGTCTGTAACGCATGGTTTTCTGCCCCCGCATCCATCACCTACCGCGTTGGTACAACAATTCGGGGCCAGCATGGGTATTACTTTGTTATACGGATTGCTCATTGCCATTCCGGCTATCATTATTGCCGGTCCATTGTTTTCAAGAGTGGTGAAGAATATAAAGTCGGAACCATTGGAATTATTCAGGCCACAGGCCATTGATAAAACCCAATTGCCCGGAAGCGCCAATAGTTTTATCACTTCTTTGTTGCCGGTATTTCTGCTTACGGCTACTACGGTGCTGAATTACCTCTTAAGCAACAACCAATCAGCAAAGGGAGTACTAACCCTGGTCAGTGAACCCGGGCTTATCATGCTGGTATCTGTTTTAGTAGCCGCTTTTACGTTAGGCACCGGCTGCGGCAGGTCTATGAAATCGGTAATGGCCATCTATGGCGAAGCAGTGAAAGATGTGGGGATGATCCTGTTGATCATTGCCGGTTCAGGAGCGTTGAAACAGGTATTAACGGAGAGTGGGGTAAGCAAAGAAATTGCGGCAGCATTGGAAACCTGGCCCGTTCATCCATTGGTGCTGGCCTGGTGTATGGCCGGCATCATTCGCATTTGTGTGGGCTCGGCTACGGTGGCGGGGTTAACAACAGCCGGTATCATTGCGCCTTTGCTGGCTAAAACATCGGTAAATGCCAACCTGATGGTGTTATCGGTAGGCGCCGGCAGCTTATTGTTCTCGCACGTAAATGATGCGGGGTTCTGGCTTTTTAAAGAATATTTCAATTTGAGCATAAAAGACACCTTAAAAACCTGGTCGGTAATGGAAACAATTGTGGCTGTAACCGGATTGGTTGGTGTAATGATCCTGAGTTATACTATCGGTTAAAATAAATATCAAACATTGAACAAATGAACGCAGAAGAAAGATTCAAAGCACTGGGATTAAAATTACCTCCTGCTCCCACACCATTGGGTGTGTACAAACCTTATCTCATCGATGGTAAATATCTGTATTTATCCGGCCACGGGCCTGTGAAGGAAGATAAAACCCTCATTATTGGCCGTATAGGAAGCGAGCTGAATGTAGAGGAGGGTAAGCTGGCAGCCCAGCAGGTAGGGCTTACTATGTTGGCAACGATCTGCACACATGTTGGCAGTCTCGATAAAATAAAGCGCGTGATCAAAGTGCTGGGTATGGTGAATTGCACAGCTGATTTTGAGCGGCATCCTTATATCATCAACGGCTGCAGTGAATTGTTTGCTGCGGTATGGGGCGAAGAGAATGGCATTGGCGTTCGCAGCGCCGTAGGATTTGGTTCTTTACCCGATAATATTCCGGTGGAGATCGAGGCGATGTTTGAGTTGGTGTAGGGGAGTTGACCAGTTAACCAGGAAAATGCAAGTTGATAGCGTTGATAGGGTTGATATAGTTGATAAAGGCCAGAGCCAAAACCGGAACTGTATTTGCTTTCAGCTTTTACCTTTCAGTTTTTTGCCTGTATTTGTTTGCAGCTTATAGCTTGAAGCTTGTAGCTGTTTTCTGCCGAAATTGGGTTATACTTGTTGTAAATGTAATGAATGATGATTACCCCCAGTCCTGTTCAGTTGACCGCATTTGGTGAATTTATGCTGCGGTTGCACAGCGCCGGATCGCAACGTTTTTTACAGACCCAGGAGTACAAAGCATACTATGCAGGGGCAGAAGCCAATGCCTGTGTGTTGTTGTCACGCCTGGGTGTTACAACCAGGTATGTTACCCGTGTTCCGCAAAATGACATTGCACTGGCTGGCATTCAGCAATTGCAAAGTCATGGCATAGCTACCGGCCATATAGTATATGGTGGTGAAAAGCTGGGCCTTTATTTTACGGAGCCGGGTAATCATATCCGCCCCACACGGGTGATCTACGACCGGGCCGGTTCCTCTTATGCAGAACTGCAACCCGGCATGATCGATTGGAAGCAATCATTAAACGATTCTCAATATTTTCATTGGTCGGGCGTGGCTCCGGCGGTTTCACAAAGCGCAGCCGATGTATGCGCCGAAGCGCTGGCTGTGGCAAAACAGCAGGGCGTTATCATTTCAGCCGATTTCAATTATCGTAGTACTTTATGGAAATACGGTAAGAAAGCGGCCGACATTATGCCCGCCTTATTGCAACCGAGCGACATAGTAGTGGCTGACCTGGATTCAGCTGCTGTATATTACGGCATCAATACCGATGCCAATGCCTCATTGGAAGAACGGTTCAAACAATGCAGCGGCGCCTTGCAGCAACGATTGCCCAACATGAAAACCCTGGGCATGAGCTTTCGCAAAACCGATGGTCCAGTACATATTTATTCAAGCGCTTTGATGCACAACGGGCAGTATTATTTTTCTACCGGTTATAAGTTGCCCTATATCACTGACCAGATTGGTACAGGTGATGCCTTCACCGCCGGGATGTTATACGGATTGATGAATGGGTATGAACCACAGGCCATCGTTGAATTTGCCACCGCCTGCGGCGCCCTGAAACAAAGCATTCATGGCGATTGGGCAGTAATTTCTAAAATGGAGGTTGAGCAATTTATGCAAACCGGATCATCTGGAAGAATAATTAGATAAAGGCAGTAGGCAGTGGGCAGTAGGCAGTGGTGAAAACGGCAGAGGGCAGAGTTGCCACGACGCGGCAACAATGGTGGTAATGAGTCTGAAATAGGTAAAAAGAAAAATAGTCGCAAGGCAGTATTCCTCCCCCTTCACCGGAGGGGGCGGGGAGGCCTGCAACAACAAATTTAAAGCATGTTTATTATAGACGCACACCTGGATTTAAGTATGAATGCCATGGAATGGAACCGCGATCTGCGGCAATCAGTTATGGACATTCGCAAAAGGGAAATGGGATTGACAGATAAACCTGACAGAGCTAAAGGCACCGTAGCGCTGCCTGAATTACGTAAGGGAAATATAGGGTTGGTGGTAGCTACGCAAATTGCCCGCTATATAGAGCCGGGTAGTTGGCTGCCTGGCTGGCATTCGCCCGAACAGGCATGGTCGCAAACCCAGGCGCAGCTGGCCTGGTACAAAGCCATGGAAGCCGACGGTGAAATGGTGATGATAAAAAACAAGACTGATCTGGAAAGTCATCTGGCGTTGTGGCTGAATGGCGAACCCAATGATAAGAAACCCATCGGCTATATCCTGAGCCTGGAAGGAGCCGATTCTATAGTTACACTTAAGCACCTGGAAATAGCCCATGCCTATGGATTGCGGGCTGTTGGTCCGGCCCATTATGGCCCCGGCCGTTATGCCAATGGTACCGATGCTATCGGCGGATTGAATGCCATGGGCAGGGAACTTATAAAAGAAATGGACCGGTTAAACATGATCCTCGATGCCACGCATTTGTGCGATGACGCCTTTTGGGATGCCCTCAGCATTTTTAAAGGACCGGTATGGGCCAGCCATAACAATTGCAGGGTGTTGGTTAATCACAACCGTCAGTTCAGTGATGACATGATAAAGGCATTGATAGAAAGAGATGTTGTAATCGGCGGGGCGCTCGATGCCTGGATGATGGTGCCTGGCTGGGTACGGCAGCAATCGACGCCCGAAGGCATGCATTGCAACCTCGACAAAATGCTCGATCACCTGGATCATATCTGCCAGCTGGCAGGCAATACCCGGCATGTGGGTATTGGTACCGATCTCGATGGGGCCTTTGGCAAGGAACAATCTCCCTATGACCTGGAAACCATTGCCGATCTGCAGAAGATCCCTGTTTTGTTAACCAAACGTGGATATGCACCCGCAGATATTGAAGCCATTATGCACGGCAACTGGCTGCGCTTCCTGCGAAAAGCATGGAGCAATTAATGTTTAAAGGTTGTTTAACAATCCGGGTAATTTTTTAAATAAGAAGTATGCCAGCCCCAAAACGGTGGGCTGGCAGCGTTGTTTTTAACGGTAAATACGTTTTTTGGGATAAATAATAACCGCTTAATTATAAGAGTCTTACTTACAATTTCTCCACTGGCTTCGCTTTTAAGGAATGTTTTATGAACAATAGGCACAAAAATGGCTTATAGCAGCATGA
The Niastella koreensis GR20-10 genome window above contains:
- a CDS encoding RidA family protein — encoded protein: MNAEERFKALGLKLPPAPTPLGVYKPYLIDGKYLYLSGHGPVKEDKTLIIGRIGSELNVEEGKLAAQQVGLTMLATICTHVGSLDKIKRVIKVLGMVNCTADFERHPYIINGCSELFAAVWGEENGIGVRSAVGFGSLPDNIPVEIEAMFELV
- a CDS encoding family 20 glycosylhydrolase, giving the protein MKYIRTYLVMIVALIAWPLSIWAQAGSAALPALIPLPVTITPTADAFYITPATRIVAGQASLNKIAGLLNGYVIGYGGKSLSKTAVAAGSDFISLTIDSTAVPYKEGYLLHIDKKAIRCIGHDAGGVLHGLQTLRQLWSGGGNSIKVPGYTIDDHPRFAYRGMALDVSRHLFPVSFIKKYIDLLALYKFNTFHWHLTDDQGWRIEIKQYPKLQSVAAWRNETLIGHKKELPHRFDGKRYGGYYTQQQIKEVVQYAADRQITIIPEIEMPGHASAALAAYPALGCTGGPYTTATYWGVFDDVYCAGNDSTFVFLQNVLDEVMALFPSAYIHIGGDECPKTRWRVCAKCQQRKRALRLADEHALQSYFIQRMEQYVNSKGRHIIGWDEILEGGLAPNATVMSWRGEEGGKAAIAQHHRVIMTPETNCYFDYYQSLYNEEPLAAGGFTPLQKVYGYEPLAGNTDNATSDYLAGVEGQAWSEYYTSEKQAAYMIFPRAMALAELAWTPTKQRNYDNFLNRLRGEARLLKQEKINYDAHFDDITYTSAPLQNNVLQINLQSSYPGGEIRFTTDNTGPTSQSALYTSAVEIKNTCTVKALLFNKKHQPAGRLFQQAFRIHKAVGAAVTLQNKPMDRFNPGNTTLVNGLFGSNRYNDNQWLGFSGNDLQAVIDLGKEQTVQHLSLEVLNYHWQRMWAPVTLQLLASKDGAHYSELYRQDSFPVNGINRLDVPVTPVQAQYIKVIGTNKGTIPAGEYGAGGNALLLIDEIVVE
- a CDS encoding sugar kinase, whose protein sequence is MMITPSPVQLTAFGEFMLRLHSAGSQRFLQTQEYKAYYAGAEANACVLLSRLGVTTRYVTRVPQNDIALAGIQQLQSHGIATGHIVYGGEKLGLYFTEPGNHIRPTRVIYDRAGSSYAELQPGMIDWKQSLNDSQYFHWSGVAPAVSQSAADVCAEALAVAKQQGVIISADFNYRSTLWKYGKKAADIMPALLQPSDIVVADLDSAAVYYGINTDANASLEERFKQCSGALQQRLPNMKTLGMSFRKTDGPVHIYSSALMHNGQYYFSTGYKLPYITDQIGTGDAFTAGMLYGLMNGYEPQAIVEFATACGALKQSIHGDWAVISKMEVEQFMQTGSSGRIIR
- a CDS encoding dipeptidase encodes the protein MFIIDAHLDLSMNAMEWNRDLRQSVMDIRKREMGLTDKPDRAKGTVALPELRKGNIGLVVATQIARYIEPGSWLPGWHSPEQAWSQTQAQLAWYKAMEADGEMVMIKNKTDLESHLALWLNGEPNDKKPIGYILSLEGADSIVTLKHLEIAHAYGLRAVGPAHYGPGRYANGTDAIGGLNAMGRELIKEMDRLNMILDATHLCDDAFWDALSIFKGPVWASHNNCRVLVNHNRQFSDDMIKALIERDVVIGGALDAWMMVPGWVRQQSTPEGMHCNLDKMLDHLDHICQLAGNTRHVGIGTDLDGAFGKEQSPYDLETIADLQKIPVLLTKRGYAPADIEAIMHGNWLRFLRKAWSN
- a CDS encoding gluconate:H+ symporter, producing the protein MSILIVLLCIVILILLITWGKLNAFLAFLIISLLAGLLLKLPPEKIMSAVQQGMGDTLGSLVSIICLGAMLGKLVAESGAAQKIATVLMGAFGARYLQWALMITGFIIGIPLFYGVGFVLMVPLIFSVVYQYKLPAVYIGLPMLAALSVTHGFLPPHPSPTALVQQFGASMGITLLYGLLIAIPAIIIAGPLFSRVVKNIKSEPLELFRPQAIDKTQLPGSANSFITSLLPVFLLTATTVLNYLLSNNQSAKGVLTLVSEPGLIMLVSVLVAAFTLGTGCGRSMKSVMAIYGEAVKDVGMILLIIAGSGALKQVLTESGVSKEIAAALETWPVHPLVLAWCMAGIIRICVGSATVAGLTTAGIIAPLLAKTSVNANLMVLSVGAGSLLFSHVNDAGFWLFKEYFNLSIKDTLKTWSVMETIVAVTGLVGVMILSYTIG